A window of Neisseria canis contains these coding sequences:
- the prmB gene encoding 50S ribosomal protein L3 N(5)-glutamine methyltransferase: MFKEATRNLTTLRDLLRFAVSRFNEAELFFGHGSDNAHDEAAYLILHTLNLPLDTLEPYLDAVILPSEKEQVLQLIERRVKERLPVAYLTHQAWQGEFDFYVDERVIVPRSFIYELLGESLRPWIEHDELVHSALDLCTGSGCLAIQMAHHYPDASIDAVDLSLDALEVAAINVEAYGLQERINLIHTDLFHGLDATYDLIVSNPPYVDTESVEDLPQEYLHEPELALGSGQDGLDATRQILLHAAKYLNSKGVLLVEIGHNREVLEQAYPELPFTWLETSGGDGFVFLLTREQLLGEEK; the protein is encoded by the coding sequence ATGTTTAAAGAAGCCACCCGCAACCTTACCACCCTGCGCGATTTGCTGCGCTTTGCCGTCAGCCGTTTCAACGAAGCCGAACTCTTTTTCGGCCACGGCAGCGACAATGCGCACGACGAAGCCGCCTACCTGATTCTGCACACACTCAACCTGCCTCTGGATACGCTGGAGCCTTATCTGGATGCCGTGATTCTGCCCAGCGAAAAAGAGCAGGTGCTACAACTTATCGAACGCCGTGTAAAAGAACGGTTGCCGGTTGCCTATCTCACCCATCAAGCCTGGCAGGGCGAATTTGACTTTTATGTAGATGAGCGCGTTATCGTGCCCCGCTCGTTTATCTACGAATTATTGGGTGAAAGCCTGCGCCCTTGGATAGAACATGACGAGCTGGTACACAGCGCGCTCGACTTGTGCACCGGCAGCGGCTGCCTTGCCATACAAATGGCACACCATTATCCCGATGCCTCAATTGACGCCGTCGACCTCAGCCTCGACGCGCTCGAAGTGGCCGCCATCAACGTAGAAGCCTACGGCCTGCAAGAACGCATCAACCTCATCCACACAGACTTATTCCACGGTTTGGACGCCACATACGACCTAATCGTGTCCAACCCGCCCTACGTCGATACAGAATCGGTTGAAGACCTGCCGCAAGAATACCTGCACGAGCCGGAGCTTGCGCTCGGCAGCGGTCAAGACGGCTTGGACGCCACCCGCCAAATCCTGTTGCACGCCGCCAAATACCTCAACTCCAAAGGCGTTTTACTGGTTGAAATCGGCCACAATAGAGAAGTGTTAGAGCAAGCCTATCCCGAACTACCGTTTACCTGGCTCGAGACCAGCGGCGGCGACGGCTTCGTATTCTTGTTAACACGCGAACAGCTTTTAGGCGAAGAAAAATAA
- a CDS encoding pilus assembly PilX family protein codes for MRKPLITALPQKQEGFSLFIVLIMMLVIAFLVIAATQSYNTEMRISSNDADRKAAFSIAEAALRQGETDIANFTDAKFSANCEDGLCAEAGQQQAGTIPTVMGTLTLEACSTKECANINAWERKDNKGKLFLEEEGRQYSVAADSANKPARYIIEATGSSEQPDGGIRVIYRVTSRAWGKNPNTSVTLQSYVEGVYNVN; via the coding sequence ATGCGCAAACCGTTAATTACAGCTTTACCTCAGAAACAAGAAGGCTTTTCGCTGTTTATTGTTTTGATCATGATGTTGGTAATTGCTTTTTTAGTAATTGCTGCAACCCAATCTTATAATACCGAAATGCGTATCAGTAGTAATGATGCAGACAGGAAAGCTGCATTTTCAATTGCAGAAGCGGCCTTAAGACAGGGTGAAACGGATATAGCTAATTTTACCGATGCTAAATTTAGTGCCAATTGCGAAGATGGTTTATGTGCCGAAGCAGGCCAACAACAAGCAGGTACCATTCCTACAGTAATGGGGACTCTTACGCTTGAGGCATGTAGTACAAAAGAATGTGCAAATATTAATGCTTGGGAGCGTAAAGACAATAAAGGTAAACTGTTTTTGGAGGAAGAGGGGCGGCAATACTCCGTTGCGGCCGATTCGGCAAACAAGCCGGCACGTTACATTATAGAAGCAACAGGCTCTTCGGAGCAGCCGGATGGAGGGATAAGAGTAATTTATCGGGTAACTTCACGCGCATGGGGTAAAAACCCTAATACATCGGTAACCTTGCAATCGTATGTTGAAGGCGTTTATAACGTTAACTAA
- a CDS encoding ArsC family reductase — translation MYFMATKLYGIPNCDTVKKARAWLAENGIEYEFVDFKKSAPSQALLEEWLEEVPLDILLNKRGTTWRKLGEEEKAAAENRDAAVGLMVRQPSIIKRPVLVHSGRCVCGFTADMYQGVFK, via the coding sequence ATGTATTTTATGGCAACAAAATTATATGGGATTCCCAATTGTGATACCGTTAAAAAGGCCCGCGCATGGTTGGCTGAAAACGGTATTGAATATGAATTTGTCGATTTTAAAAAGTCGGCTCCGTCGCAGGCTTTGCTTGAAGAATGGCTGGAAGAGGTTCCTCTTGATATTTTGCTGAATAAGCGGGGGACGACTTGGCGCAAATTGGGCGAAGAAGAAAAGGCTGCGGCAGAAAATCGGGATGCGGCGGTTGGGCTGATGGTTCGGCAACCGAGCATTATCAAGCGACCGGTTTTGGTGCATAGCGGGCGTTGTGTGTGCGGGTTTACGGCTGATATGTATCAAGGTGTCTTTAAGTGA
- a CDS encoding Ig-like domain-containing protein, whose product MSDNSTINIAAKKDTFTLSGPLKIGEDSIRESVTVKINGKSYPAEIHGQTWSFKTTGKTLAYAEGAQTLQVILQTEDLAGNTNTASMEYVYLVDTVIEQPVVTLNPITKDNIINAEETQSNILVSGQAEHVNEGDTVTLTAGTYETTTTVKNGRFSLEIAGSVLASAESISARVDTEDEAGNTASAVTTQNYTSDTEIDTPVITFNAIAEDDIINLAESQTENTILSGTVEHAKENDEIIITVGEAVYKGVVSDRQFAVAVSTKALLNHGKVTASVTTTDEALNSATGHAERAYSIDTEYTPTISLNAIAGDNVLNLAESEKTVTVTGTVTDVADDEDIIVSCGCESCGSVKWIDILTKVKNGGFSVDFEGTQLSKSGYTLVKASVTSQDAAGNTATAETSQSFTKDLTAPEVAVNINEIAGDDVLTKAKQEQTHHSVSGAINGLQNGETVNQVLVQVGNQKYKAVVTDNTYAADIPSSELAAANRVDVSATVTDAAGNSSTAENSRAYKVGKPLPVLTLDMVAEDNFINKTESDKGSFILSGSVENVENGTEVTLQSGSNELTAQIDNGKFSITADRAFLGLANNINNAVKTLVARITVPDDYGINQTYTASQDYIIDLNNNTAITISPLTDDNILNAAEMERPYVTVSGKVTDGAAGNLVTIKIGKTTYQAEIQADGSYSVDAEVAQIIPNGREGKYGISASVERVDAAGNRGNGEATFTRTFSVDKSAPKGRVVFDPITGDNIINQNEAARPTLRITGKVNGLQEGDDVTSVTINVGNNQYTAQTAGSSFNVDIPADVLSANNQVRGTAELKDAGGSTSSAAEGTQSYAYQTNPPTADITVTGINGGKPLNIRSLSENILLTGSLVLGDTVARGTEKVNIHINGADYAAQVSNDTWTLTLPAVTLAKTDGIHNITASVTVADEYGNTGGDSTVHSYQVDTAAPAPSITLDALNNNNVLEQDAQGQIVLAGRVGGNFKENDTIVLTVNGVKEQTTVDSTGAFSITVDAARLTGAEKPVITAAVTTADDAGNSASAQTALAYSVKKGDINIRLDVITGDDLINVTEAKQEITISGSVSGSAARENQTVELLINGKTIQAQVQKNLSFSTTVSAKELIADSGYVIKASVSDGQEVNAVTSRSYEVAPEAAASINITGIDTDFNVDVAQAFSNTRIEGVIELNGAFAKGMNSERMRQITVNIGEKTYTAGVKADRSFFLDIPTKELAKLNGKTLSFKVEADPQLFDVEQTGNNTYRIHNLARFEEVQVKEIVFKSPYITKDPTNNDYIVSNVKEPAVTVSGSVGGTAKAGDTIMLETGGKIYQTTVDSSGTRFSVDISATDLAADENRTIKAVLHTTDSSGQAISISNSGRYAVLNQVDGKFSDRHAKPVSVNSDHTLPDYNFPYFIQKTGNINGKSYNIPLGGTPDGPTVLKYHFLTLDEISTLPENHNRYIDRATMTSYSAELQDIVRNAYKEISAVTNIEFVEVGSMLEANTKYYMGNLMSGFEDASAVAASGGLIAWNSRHNYMSWGKEFLHYTVLHEVTHTLGMTHTSRGFTGDYANEENIEFSNMSYKAYINNDLFLNKGQLRTYDLAYLHYTVGMNKTVRTGNDIYTFKNYNMYSQDSDRYIWDAGGVDTFDASQEKAGVHVNLTPGSWIYVGDNLSKTFSVQNAATHDMRSYFKLPEDASIIGNSSAKVTLNTYTEGQAFIGYGTQIENLIGSAHDDILTGNSADNNIYGGSGNDTIRGGTGNDYLDGGEGEDTLIGGEGNDSYIIDSASDTIQEAQDQGEDHVYSSISHTLGGHLENLTLIGSNSINGTGNAQANVLRGNGADNELKGMEGDDRIIGGGGNDTLTGGDGNDTFVFDTVLDGSVTTIKDFLQGNDTIELSSAVFGNPKTTVSEFGDYISYQSQTGYLYYDSDGKGKADGIHFATLSPNLTINESHFDIV is encoded by the coding sequence ATGTCAGACAACAGCACCATCAATATTGCCGCCAAAAAAGATACATTCACTCTTTCAGGCCCCCTTAAAATTGGTGAAGACAGTATTAGAGAAAGCGTTACCGTCAAAATCAACGGAAAATCTTATCCTGCAGAAATTCATGGCCAAACTTGGTCTTTCAAAACTACCGGTAAAACACTTGCTTATGCCGAAGGCGCCCAAACCCTACAAGTTATTCTGCAAACGGAAGATTTGGCAGGCAATACCAATACTGCCTCAATGGAATACGTTTATTTGGTAGATACCGTAATTGAGCAGCCTGTTGTTACGCTCAACCCTATTACAAAAGACAACATCATCAACGCAGAAGAAACCCAATCCAATATTCTGGTTTCCGGCCAAGCTGAGCATGTGAATGAAGGCGATACGGTTACACTGACAGCCGGCACATATGAGACCACAACCACGGTTAAAAACGGTCGATTCAGCCTCGAAATCGCAGGCTCCGTATTGGCGTCGGCCGAAAGCATCAGCGCGCGTGTCGACACCGAGGACGAAGCCGGCAATACCGCCTCGGCCGTAACCACGCAAAACTACACGTCGGACACCGAAATCGACACGCCTGTCATCACGTTTAACGCCATCGCCGAAGACGACATCATCAATCTGGCCGAATCCCAAACCGAAAACACCATTCTTTCCGGCACAGTCGAACACGCAAAAGAAAATGACGAAATCATTATCACGGTCGGCGAAGCCGTTTATAAAGGTGTGGTTTCAGACAGGCAATTTGCCGTTGCCGTCAGCACCAAAGCCCTGCTTAACCACGGCAAAGTGACCGCCAGCGTTACCACTACCGATGAAGCGCTCAACAGCGCGACCGGTCATGCGGAACGCGCCTACTCAATCGATACGGAATACACGCCTACCATCAGCCTGAACGCAATCGCAGGCGATAATGTGCTCAACCTTGCGGAATCCGAAAAAACCGTTACCGTTACCGGCACCGTTACCGATGTTGCCGACGATGAAGACATCATTGTTTCGTGCGGCTGCGAAAGCTGCGGCAGCGTGAAATGGATCGACATTCTTACCAAGGTGAAAAACGGCGGTTTCTCCGTTGATTTCGAAGGCACCCAATTATCAAAAAGCGGCTACACCCTGGTGAAAGCCAGCGTTACCTCCCAAGATGCTGCCGGCAATACGGCCACCGCCGAAACCTCGCAAAGTTTCACCAAAGATTTAACTGCGCCTGAAGTGGCCGTAAACATTAACGAAATCGCCGGCGACGATGTACTTACCAAAGCCAAACAAGAGCAAACCCACCATTCCGTCAGCGGTGCCATCAACGGCCTGCAAAACGGTGAAACGGTTAATCAGGTTCTCGTTCAGGTAGGCAATCAAAAATACAAGGCGGTCGTTACCGATAATACCTACGCTGCCGACATTCCTTCTTCGGAATTGGCCGCAGCAAACCGCGTTGATGTAAGCGCAACCGTAACCGATGCCGCAGGCAACAGCAGCACGGCGGAAAACAGCCGCGCCTATAAAGTGGGCAAGCCATTACCCGTGCTGACGCTCGATATGGTTGCCGAAGACAATTTCATCAACAAAACCGAATCCGATAAAGGCAGCTTTATTTTGTCCGGTTCGGTAGAAAACGTAGAAAACGGCACGGAAGTTACGCTCCAATCCGGCTCTAATGAACTGACCGCGCAAATAGACAACGGCAAATTCAGCATTACTGCCGACCGTGCATTCTTAGGACTGGCCAACAATATAAACAATGCCGTGAAAACACTTGTCGCGCGTATTACCGTGCCGGATGATTACGGCATAAACCAAACCTACACGGCCAGTCAAGACTATATTATCGACTTAAATAACAATACAGCCATTACTATTTCCCCCCTTACTGATGACAACATCCTAAACGCTGCCGAGATGGAGCGCCCCTATGTTACTGTTAGCGGTAAAGTGACCGACGGAGCCGCAGGCAACCTGGTTACAATCAAAATCGGTAAAACAACCTACCAAGCCGAAATCCAGGCCGACGGTTCATACAGCGTAGATGCGGAAGTTGCACAGATCATACCCAACGGAAGAGAAGGCAAATACGGTATTTCTGCCAGCGTCGAACGTGTGGATGCAGCGGGTAACCGGGGCAATGGCGAAGCAACCTTTACCCGGACCTTCTCTGTCGACAAATCCGCACCCAAAGGACGGGTGGTGTTTGACCCCATTACCGGCGACAATATAATTAACCAAAACGAAGCCGCCCGACCGACTTTGCGTATTACAGGCAAAGTAAACGGCTTACAGGAAGGAGATGACGTTACCTCAGTAACCATCAATGTCGGCAACAATCAATACACGGCCCAAACAGCCGGCTCTTCTTTCAATGTCGATATTCCTGCCGACGTATTGTCTGCCAACAACCAAGTCAGAGGCACAGCAGAATTGAAAGATGCCGGCGGTTCCACATCTTCTGCAGCAGAAGGCACACAAAGCTACGCCTATCAAACCAATCCGCCAACGGCCGATATTACCGTAACAGGCATCAACGGAGGCAAGCCTTTAAACATCCGAAGCCTGTCTGAAAACATTTTGCTGACCGGTTCGCTGGTGTTGGGCGATACCGTTGCCCGAGGCACGGAAAAAGTAAATATCCACATTAACGGCGCAGATTATGCGGCGCAAGTTTCCAACGATACTTGGACGTTAACCCTGCCTGCCGTAACTTTGGCAAAAACCGACGGCATCCATAACATCACTGCTTCCGTAACCGTAGCCGACGAATATGGCAACACAGGCGGCGACAGCACAGTTCACTCTTACCAAGTGGATACGGCCGCCCCCGCTCCTTCCATCACGCTGGACGCTTTAAACAATAACAACGTGCTCGAACAAGACGCCCAAGGCCAAATCGTGCTCGCAGGCCGTGTGGGCGGCAATTTCAAAGAAAACGACACCATCGTGCTAACTGTAAACGGCGTCAAGGAACAAACCACTGTCGACAGCACCGGCGCATTCAGCATCACGGTTGACGCAGCCCGGTTAACCGGCGCAGAAAAACCTGTGATTACCGCCGCCGTTACAACCGCCGATGACGCAGGCAACAGCGCTTCCGCACAAACCGCCTTGGCATACAGCGTGAAAAAAGGCGACATCAATATCCGATTGGATGTGATTACCGGAGATGATTTGATCAACGTTACCGAAGCCAAGCAAGAAATTACCATTTCCGGCTCGGTTTCCGGCAGCGCCGCTAGAGAAAATCAAACGGTTGAATTGTTGATTAATGGGAAAACCATTCAAGCACAGGTACAGAAAAATTTAAGCTTCAGCACCACCGTTTCCGCAAAAGAGCTGATTGCCGACTCCGGTTATGTCATTAAAGCAAGCGTTTCAGACGGACAGGAGGTCAACGCTGTAACTTCGCGCAGCTACGAAGTGGCGCCTGAAGCCGCCGCGTCAATCAACATCACCGGCATCGACACAGATTTCAATGTCGATGTGGCCCAAGCTTTCTCCAACACCCGGATTGAAGGCGTGATCGAGCTTAACGGTGCATTTGCCAAAGGCATGAACAGCGAACGCATGCGCCAGATTACCGTGAATATCGGTGAGAAAACTTACACGGCCGGTGTCAAAGCAGACCGCAGTTTCTTCTTGGATATCCCCACCAAAGAGCTTGCCAAGCTCAACGGAAAAACACTCAGCTTCAAAGTGGAAGCCGACCCGCAATTGTTTGATGTGGAGCAAACCGGCAACAATACCTACCGCATCCACAATTTGGCACGCTTCGAGGAAGTTCAGGTCAAAGAAATCGTGTTTAAGAGTCCTTACATCACCAAAGATCCGACAAATAATGACTACATCGTGTCCAATGTAAAAGAGCCGGCTGTAACCGTCAGCGGTTCCGTAGGCGGCACAGCCAAAGCCGGTGACACGATTATGCTGGAAACAGGCGGCAAAATTTATCAAACCACCGTAGACTCCAGCGGCACCCGTTTTTCGGTTGACATATCGGCCACGGATTTGGCTGCCGATGAAAACCGTACCATCAAAGCCGTTTTACATACAACCGACTCATCCGGCCAAGCTATCAGCATCAGTAACAGCGGGCGCTATGCCGTATTGAATCAAGTGGACGGAAAATTTTCAGACAGGCATGCCAAACCTGTCTCGGTAAACAGCGACCACACTTTACCTGATTACAATTTCCCTTATTTCATACAAAAAACAGGCAATATCAATGGAAAAAGCTATAACATCCCTTTAGGCGGCACTCCTGACGGCCCTACTGTATTGAAATATCATTTCCTCACACTGGACGAAATCAGCACTCTGCCCGAAAACCATAACCGGTATATCGACAGAGCAACCATGACCAGCTACTCAGCAGAACTTCAAGACATCGTACGCAACGCCTATAAAGAAATCAGTGCGGTTACCAATATCGAATTCGTCGAAGTCGGCAGCATGCTCGAAGCCAACACAAAATATTACATGGGCAATCTTATGTCAGGTTTTGAAGACGCTTCTGCCGTTGCGGCCAGCGGCGGTTTGATTGCTTGGAACAGCCGCCACAATTATATGTCATGGGGAAAAGAATTCCTGCACTATACCGTGTTACACGAAGTTACCCATACCTTGGGTATGACACACACATCAAGAGGTTTTACCGGCGATTATGCGAATGAAGAAAATATTGAATTTTCAAATATGTCGTATAAAGCCTATATAAACAACGATTTATTTCTAAACAAAGGCCAATTGCGCACCTACGATTTAGCTTACCTCCACTACACGGTAGGCATGAACAAGACCGTTCGTACGGGCAACGACATCTATACATTCAAAAACTACAATATGTACAGCCAAGATTCCGACCGCTATATCTGGGATGCCGGCGGGGTGGATACTTTCGATGCCTCGCAGGAGAAAGCCGGGGTACACGTCAACCTCACGCCGGGTTCATGGATTTACGTTGGCGACAACCTATCCAAAACGTTCAGCGTGCAAAACGCCGCCACACACGATATGCGCAGCTACTTCAAGCTTCCCGAAGATGCCTCAATCATCGGCAATTCCAGTGCGAAAGTCACGCTAAACACCTACACCGAAGGACAGGCATTTATCGGATACGGCACGCAAATCGAAAACCTAATCGGCTCAGCGCATGATGATATATTGACCGGTAACAGTGCCGACAACAATATCTACGGCGGTTCAGGCAACGATACTATCCGGGGCGGTACAGGCAACGACTACCTCGACGGCGGCGAAGGTGAAGACACCTTAATCGGCGGCGAAGGCAACGACAGCTACATTATCGACAGTGCGTCAGACACCATTCAAGAAGCTCAGGATCAAGGGGAAGACCATGTATACAGCAGCATCAGCCATACCTTGGGCGGACATCTGGAAAACCTGACCTTGATCGGCAGCAACAGCATCAACGGCACAGGTAACGCACAAGCCAACGTTTTACGCGGCAACGGAGCGGACAATGAGCTCAAAGGCATGGAAGGCGACGACCGCATCATCGGCGGAGGCGGTAACGACACCCTAACCGGCGGCGACGGTAACGACACATTCGTGTTCGACACCGTTTTAGACGGCAGCGTAACCACCATCAAGGACTTCCTGCAAGGCAATGACACCATCGAATTGTCGTCTGCCGTTTTCGGCAACCCCAAAACCACCGTTTCGGAGTTTGGCGATTACATCAGCTACCAGTCCCAAACCGGTTACCTGTATTACGACAGCGACGGTAAAGGCAAGGCCGACGGCATCCACTTTGCAACGCTCAGTCCGAACTTGACCATCAACGAAAGCCACTTTGATATTGTGTAA
- a CDS encoding ABC transporter permease — protein MIGSSLIKELKLLRHDLHGLAVLFVMPIAFMLIMSLALSRDEDPHIDSRIALVGAADNPVNKDFAAALRKEQVDLVSLSENRLDEAKSGLYQGRYQLLVVNPNQAGGKLDEEQVLQLIVPPDIDPSWLSAVKGVLQQHYTEVRLNSYFDVLDDLKIEAKNLPKSIKKKIQKSVNEENGKQFDTVAAYLKKTLFSETYLTESGAVEKPNAVQHSVPAWLIFGMFFIMIPLSNVMALERQTNTITRLRLAQAPAGVLVAAKLLPYFLINQLQFVGMLLLGRYLLPVLGAPALVLSNTWWPYAVLSVAVSGAALGYALLISVSAKSTEHAVVLGGGGIILMAGLGGIMVPDYVMPETMQRLTWISPMAWGLKAFQELLLKQSGIGGISLYLQLLAGFSLVCIAVSLLLYRRQLRTQVRF, from the coding sequence ATGATTGGTTCATCGTTAATTAAAGAATTGAAATTGTTGCGGCATGATTTGCATGGTTTGGCCGTGTTATTTGTGATGCCGATAGCATTTATGTTGATTATGTCGCTCGCTTTGAGCCGCGATGAAGATCCTCATATCGACAGCCGGATTGCGCTGGTGGGCGCGGCGGATAATCCGGTAAACAAAGACTTCGCTGCCGCGCTGCGTAAAGAGCAGGTGGATTTGGTAAGCCTGTCTGAAAACCGGTTGGACGAGGCGAAAAGCGGGCTTTATCAGGGGCGCTACCAATTGCTGGTGGTGAATCCGAATCAAGCGGGCGGCAAGCTGGATGAAGAACAGGTGCTGCAGCTGATTGTGCCGCCGGATATCGACCCTTCTTGGCTTTCGGCGGTGAAAGGCGTGTTGCAGCAGCATTACACAGAAGTCCGCCTCAACAGCTATTTTGACGTGCTGGACGATTTGAAAATCGAGGCGAAAAACCTGCCCAAATCCATAAAGAAAAAAATCCAGAAATCGGTAAACGAGGAAAACGGCAAACAATTCGATACGGTGGCCGCTTATTTGAAGAAAACCCTGTTTAGCGAAACTTATCTGACTGAAAGCGGCGCGGTGGAAAAGCCGAATGCGGTTCAGCACAGTGTGCCTGCATGGCTGATTTTCGGCATGTTTTTTATCATGATTCCTTTGTCTAACGTGATGGCATTGGAGCGGCAGACCAACACCATCACGCGGCTTCGGCTGGCGCAGGCGCCGGCCGGGGTGTTGGTGGCGGCCAAGCTGCTGCCGTATTTTCTGATTAACCAATTGCAGTTTGTCGGAATGCTGCTGCTCGGGCGTTATCTATTGCCGGTGTTGGGTGCGCCGGCATTGGTGCTGAGTAATACATGGTGGCCTTATGCGGTGTTGTCGGTAGCGGTGAGCGGCGCGGCTTTGGGCTATGCACTTTTGATTAGTGTTTCTGCGAAAAGTACCGAGCATGCGGTGGTGTTGGGCGGCGGCGGCATTATTTTGATGGCCGGGCTGGGCGGTATTATGGTGCCCGATTATGTGATGCCGGAAACCATGCAGCGGCTTACTTGGATTTCGCCGATGGCATGGGGGCTGAAAGCATTTCAGGAGTTGTTGCTGAAGCAAAGCGGCATAGGCGGTATCAGCCTTTATCTGCAATTGCTGGCGGGTTTTTCGCTGGTGTGCATAGCGGTATCGCTGCTGCTTTACCGCCGCCAGTTGAGAACGCAAGTGCGGTTTTGA
- a CDS encoding ABC transporter ATP-binding protein, with amino-acid sequence MIQIQSLSHCYPGSDIAALQSVSLDIRPGECWGLLGHNGAGKTTLMSLLAGLQEVQQGQVLFHGVEIGRLARDERQKIGLVPQDFAFYPQLSVWDNLLFFASLYGVTDKAYLQSLLDKAGLADYRNRAAKQLSGGLKRRLNFAIGLVNRPKLVFLDEITVGIDPQSRRFILQSVADLTRAGITVVYTSHYLPEIEQLCSHIALLDKGRLVYQGGLADLLQAQEPGVRFMTEPAPDDAVLQQWQAKDIGRNMWEAAATAEQAAALYGQLRQSGVEIRYFQQGYGSLEAFYLDFLRRTAA; translated from the coding sequence ATGATTCAAATCCAATCTTTATCACACTGCTATCCGGGCTCGGATATTGCGGCGTTGCAAAGTGTATCGTTAGATATCCGCCCGGGAGAGTGTTGGGGCTTGCTCGGCCACAACGGGGCGGGTAAGACCACGCTGATGTCGCTTTTGGCCGGTTTGCAGGAAGTGCAGCAGGGGCAGGTGTTGTTTCACGGCGTTGAAATCGGCAGGCTCGCGCGTGACGAACGCCAGAAAATCGGCTTGGTGCCGCAGGATTTTGCTTTTTACCCGCAGCTGAGCGTGTGGGATAACTTGTTGTTTTTCGCTTCTCTTTATGGCGTGACAGATAAGGCCTATCTGCAGTCTCTGCTGGATAAGGCCGGGCTGGCGGATTACCGCAACAGAGCGGCCAAGCAGCTTTCCGGCGGGTTGAAACGGCGGCTGAATTTTGCGATCGGTTTGGTAAACCGGCCGAAGCTGGTTTTTTTAGACGAAATTACCGTGGGCATCGACCCGCAGTCGCGCCGTTTTATTTTGCAAAGCGTGGCTGATTTGACCCGTGCCGGAATTACCGTGGTTTACACTTCGCATTACTTGCCGGAAATCGAGCAGCTTTGCAGCCATATTGCTTTGTTGGATAAAGGAAGGCTGGTGTATCAGGGCGGTTTGGCCGATTTGCTGCAAGCGCAGGAGCCGGGCGTGCGCTTTATGACGGAGCCTGCACCGGATGATGCGGTGTTGCAGCAGTGGCAGGCAAAAGATATCGGCCGCAATATGTGGGAAGCCGCCGCCACTGCCGAACAGGCTGCCGCGCTTTACGGGCAGCTTAGGCAGTCAGGGGTGGAAATCCGGTATTTCCAACAAGGCTACGGCTCGTTGGAGGCTTTTTATCTCGATTTTCTAAGGCGGACAGCGGCATGA
- a CDS encoding prepilin-type N-terminal cleavage/methylation domain-containing protein — MSSKIQAQGFTLIEVLIAVAILAILAAIAIPSYVRYIERGHVTNAKAALIQIQSLIKKEMVVQPKFTDAEFQNWLGKAQNSVDKSVSDRYDITSSGKNIFATPKIDTGYRFSVRIDQFGNALFCKDVESVKSDPVDDNKCKASLGDL, encoded by the coding sequence ATGAGTTCAAAAATTCAAGCGCAAGGCTTTACCCTGATTGAAGTGTTGATTGCTGTAGCAATATTGGCAATCTTAGCTGCCATCGCCATACCATCTTATGTGCGTTATATCGAGCGAGGGCATGTTACAAATGCCAAAGCAGCTTTAATACAGATTCAAAGTTTGATAAAAAAAGAGATGGTTGTACAACCTAAATTTACCGATGCTGAATTTCAAAATTGGTTAGGTAAAGCTCAAAACAGCGTAGATAAAAGTGTTAGTGATCGTTATGATATTACTTCTTCAGGTAAAAACATTTTTGCTACCCCAAAGATTGATACGGGTTATCGATTTTCAGTAAGAATAGATCAATTTGGTAATGCTCTATTTTGCAAGGATGTTGAATCTGTAAAAAGTGACCCTGTTGATGATAATAAATGTAAGGCCTCACTAGGTGATTTGTAG